Proteins co-encoded in one Pyxidicoccus xibeiensis genomic window:
- a CDS encoding ATP-grasp domain-containing protein has protein sequence MTRGTRTGAVALVGSSEDPHIREVARRLGAEGVEAVVLDTLAFPDETRLSLTDDVDGIIADGRPLGRPAAVYVRGLHAGPLAFGVDAQEAMDADWRTTLTAFREKATLLMGLMSRWEHLGVPMYNPPSSDWLMHKPVQLSALKAAGLPVPRTLWSNDAEAVRRFAAGGRVAYKPVMGGAATRELTAEDLTDERLAALAGAPVTFQELLPGEDLRVYVLDGEVIASLRIVTSALDFRQNEERIEQVALPPEVARDCVKACEVLGLRWTGLDLKRGADGVPRFLELNGSAMFLGFDARAGSDIAGHFVRALARHAGRG, from the coding sequence ATGACGCGAGGGACACGGACAGGCGCGGTGGCGCTGGTGGGCTCGAGCGAGGACCCCCACATCCGCGAGGTGGCGCGCCGCCTGGGCGCCGAGGGCGTGGAGGCCGTGGTGCTGGACACGCTGGCCTTCCCGGACGAGACGCGGCTGTCGCTCACCGACGACGTGGACGGCATCATCGCGGACGGGCGCCCCCTGGGACGGCCCGCCGCCGTCTACGTGCGCGGCCTGCATGCGGGGCCGCTCGCCTTCGGGGTGGATGCGCAGGAGGCCATGGATGCGGACTGGCGCACCACACTCACGGCCTTCCGCGAGAAGGCCACCCTGTTGATGGGGCTGATGAGCCGGTGGGAGCACCTGGGCGTGCCCATGTACAACCCGCCCTCGTCGGACTGGCTCATGCACAAGCCGGTGCAGCTCAGCGCCCTCAAGGCCGCGGGCCTACCGGTGCCCCGGACGCTGTGGAGCAACGACGCGGAGGCGGTGCGCCGCTTCGCCGCCGGAGGGCGCGTGGCCTACAAGCCCGTCATGGGCGGCGCCGCCACGCGTGAGCTGACCGCCGAGGACCTCACCGACGAGCGGCTCGCCGCGCTGGCCGGCGCGCCCGTCACCTTCCAGGAGCTGCTGCCCGGGGAGGACCTTCGCGTGTACGTGCTGGACGGGGAAGTCATCGCCAGCCTGCGCATCGTCACCTCCGCGCTCGACTTCCGGCAGAACGAGGAGCGCATCGAGCAGGTAGCGCTGCCGCCCGAGGTGGCGCGCGACTGCGTGAAGGCGTGCGAGGTGCTGGGCCTGCGGTGGACGGGGCTGGACTTGAAGCGCGGCGCGGACGGCGTGCCGCGGTTCCTGGAGCTCAACGGCTCCGCCATGTTCCTCGGCTTCGACGCGCGGGCCGGCTCGGACATCGCCGGCCACTTCGTCCGGGCGCTCGCCCGCCATGCGGGGCGCGGGTAG